A genomic stretch from Thermomonospora umbrina includes:
- a CDS encoding DNA translocase FtsK translates to MATRASGGAGGSSRTRGGAARKPAGTSGAAGKGGGKAGKGGPAPRKRPSGGGRSSSGKGSGRRPAKGAATRRPDPVGRLILGVFRVLFRLYLLVAAAVGSVFRAYGRGARDLDAEHRRDGLGLALLGGSIVLVSITWFRPEGVVTRALEQVVRGGLGKLAMLLPLLVAALAWRTLRHPERNGDTGRVIIGASALVLGVQGIVHIGAGTPYPGKGMGPVRAAGGVLGWLVSAPLEGALSAWVAVPLLLLVSGFGVLVVTATPVHRVPERLGDLWDVLTLRDRGSVRELLEDAEPEDAPAPKPKRRRKGKAEDPGEPDDGLDIGEHSKPYDTPVLEERDVGDEPLPDLADDLFEPDPVPFLEPPAPPVPPAPPEAEIPDPSPPPRRAEQLPLNSSGEIYELPEPSELRPGSVTKARTKANDVVVAALTGVLEQFEIDAQVTGFTRGPTITRYEIELGPAVKVEKVTALTKNIAYAVKSADVRIISPIPGKSAIGVEIPNVDKDIVSLGDVLRSPAATNEQHPMIVGLGKDVEGRTVVANLAKMPHILIAGATGAGKSTCINGLITSVLMRSTPDEVRMVLVDPKRVELTMYQGIPHLITPIITNPKKAAEALQWVVGEMDRRYDDLAASGFRHIDDFNKAVSAGHLQPPPGSERVYTPYPYMLVIVDELADLMMVAPRDVEDSVVRITQLARAAGIHLVLATQRPSVDVVTGLIKANVPSRLAFATSSLADSRVILDQPGAEKLVGQGDALFLPMGASKPMRLQNAYVSEKEIQSVVEHCKAQMQPAYREDVTEVAGPKREIDEEVGDDMDLLVQAIELVVTTQFGSTSMLQRKLRVGFAKAGRLMDLMESRDIVGPSEGSKARDVLVKPDELPEVLARVRGVA, encoded by the coding sequence ATGGCCACACGTGCGTCTGGAGGAGCCGGCGGCTCCTCGCGTACACGCGGGGGTGCGGCGCGCAAACCCGCGGGCACGTCGGGCGCCGCGGGCAAGGGCGGCGGCAAGGCGGGCAAGGGCGGCCCCGCCCCCCGCAAACGGCCCTCGGGCGGCGGGCGTTCCTCCTCCGGCAAGGGCTCGGGCCGTCGTCCCGCCAAGGGCGCGGCGACGCGCAGGCCCGACCCGGTCGGGCGGCTGATCCTCGGCGTCTTCCGCGTGCTGTTCCGGCTCTACCTGCTGGTGGCCGCCGCGGTGGGCTCGGTCTTCCGGGCCTACGGTCGCGGGGCCCGTGACCTCGACGCCGAGCACCGGCGCGACGGTCTCGGGCTGGCGCTGCTCGGCGGTTCCATCGTGCTGGTCTCGATCACCTGGTTCCGGCCCGAGGGCGTCGTCACCCGTGCGCTGGAGCAGGTGGTGCGCGGCGGGCTGGGCAAGCTGGCGATGCTGTTGCCCCTGCTGGTCGCGGCGCTCGCCTGGCGCACCTTGCGGCATCCCGAGCGCAACGGCGACACCGGCCGGGTGATCATCGGTGCGAGCGCCCTGGTCCTCGGCGTGCAGGGCATCGTCCACATCGGCGCGGGCACCCCGTACCCCGGCAAGGGCATGGGCCCGGTGCGCGCGGCGGGCGGCGTCCTCGGCTGGCTGGTCTCCGCCCCCCTGGAGGGCGCGCTGAGCGCCTGGGTCGCGGTGCCTCTGCTGCTCCTGGTGAGCGGGTTCGGCGTGCTGGTGGTCACGGCGACCCCGGTGCACCGCGTTCCCGAGCGGCTCGGCGACCTGTGGGACGTCCTGACGCTGCGGGACCGCGGCTCCGTTCGCGAACTGCTGGAGGACGCCGAGCCCGAGGACGCCCCGGCGCCCAAGCCGAAGCGCCGCCGCAAGGGCAAGGCGGAGGACCCCGGCGAGCCCGACGACGGCCTCGACATCGGTGAGCACTCCAAGCCCTACGACACGCCCGTCCTGGAGGAGCGCGACGTCGGCGACGAGCCGCTGCCCGACCTGGCCGACGACCTCTTCGAACCGGACCCGGTGCCGTTCCTGGAGCCGCCCGCGCCGCCCGTGCCGCCGGCCCCGCCCGAGGCGGAGATCCCCGACCCGAGCCCGCCTCCGCGCCGCGCCGAGCAACTCCCGCTGAACTCGTCCGGGGAGATCTACGAGCTGCCCGAGCCGTCGGAGCTGCGACCCGGCAGCGTCACCAAGGCCCGCACCAAGGCCAACGACGTGGTCGTCGCGGCGCTGACCGGGGTGCTGGAGCAGTTCGAGATCGACGCGCAGGTCACCGGGTTCACCCGAGGCCCCACGATCACCCGGTACGAGATCGAGCTGGGCCCGGCGGTCAAGGTCGAGAAGGTCACCGCGCTGACCAAGAACATCGCGTACGCCGTCAAGAGCGCCGACGTGCGGATCATCTCCCCGATCCCCGGCAAGTCCGCGATCGGCGTCGAGATCCCCAACGTCGACAAGGACATCGTCAGCCTGGGCGACGTGCTGCGCTCCCCGGCGGCCACCAACGAGCAGCACCCCATGATCGTGGGCCTCGGCAAGGACGTCGAGGGCCGCACCGTGGTCGCCAACCTCGCCAAGATGCCGCACATCCTGATCGCCGGGGCCACCGGCGCGGGCAAGTCCACCTGCATCAACGGCCTGATCACCTCGGTGCTGATGCGGTCGACCCCCGACGAGGTCCGGATGGTGCTGGTGGACCCCAAGCGGGTCGAGCTGACCATGTACCAGGGCATCCCGCACCTGATCACGCCGATCATCACCAACCCCAAGAAGGCCGCCGAGGCCCTCCAGTGGGTGGTGGGGGAGATGGATCGGCGCTACGACGACCTGGCCGCCTCCGGGTTCCGGCACATCGACGACTTCAACAAGGCCGTGAGCGCCGGCCACCTGCAGCCCCCGCCCGGCAGCGAGCGCGTCTACACGCCGTACCCGTACATGCTGGTGATCGTGGACGAGTTGGCCGACCTGATGATGGTGGCCCCCCGCGACGTGGAGGACTCCGTCGTCCGCATCACCCAGTTGGCCCGCGCCGCCGGCATCCACCTGGTGCTGGCCACCCAGCGGCCCAGCGTGGACGTCGTCACCGGGCTGATCAAGGCGAACGTGCCGTCGCGGCTGGCGTTCGCGACCTCCTCCCTGGCCGACAGCCGGGTCATCCTCGACCAGCCGGGCGCCGAGAAGCTGGTCGGGCAGGGCGACGCGCTGTTCCTGCCGATGGGCGCCAGCAAACCGATGCGGCTCCAGAACGCCTACGTCTCCGAAAAGGAGATCCAGAGCGTCGTGGAGCACTGCAAGGCCCAGATGCAGCCCGCCTACCGCGAGGACGTCACCGAGGTCGCCGGCCCGAAGCGGGAGATCGACGAGGAGGTCGGCGATGACATGGACCTCCTGGTCCAGGCGATCGAACTGGTCGTGACCACCCAGTTCGGCTCCACCTCGATGCTCCAGCGCAAGCTGCGGGTCGGGTTCGCCAAGGCGGGACGGCTGATGGACCTGATGGAGAGCCGCGATATCGTGGGCCCGAGCGAGGGCTCCAAAGCGCGCGACGTGCTGGTCAAACCCGACGAGCTGCCCGAGGTGCTGGCGAGGGTGCGCGGGGTCGCCTGA
- a CDS encoding helix-turn-helix domain-containing protein — translation MSIGETLATARRAAGLTVGQVSERTRIRGALISGIEADDYSSCGGNFYVRGHIRSIARVVGIDPEPLIREYDEAHGMLEPVSAAAAFEAEIPVKIRERRSPNWSAAMAGALVLVLLYTVVRVLGSTGGPEQNARPVARPSAAKPAATSTGRPPSDDAIAVVPRKDVEVKVKAKRSSWLNVRDEKGRQLFSGLLPAGESMEWTAKKKIRVLIGNGGGVTLTVNGKDLGSPGTDGQVLRLSFGPGDPEGA, via the coding sequence GTGAGCATCGGTGAGACCTTGGCAACCGCCCGTCGAGCAGCCGGTCTCACCGTCGGTCAGGTGAGCGAACGGACCCGGATCCGAGGCGCGCTGATCAGCGGCATCGAGGCCGACGACTACTCCTCCTGCGGCGGCAACTTCTACGTCCGCGGCCACATCCGCAGCATCGCCCGCGTGGTCGGCATCGACCCGGAGCCGCTGATCCGCGAGTACGACGAGGCGCACGGCATGCTGGAGCCGGTGTCGGCGGCGGCGGCGTTCGAGGCGGAGATCCCGGTGAAGATCCGCGAGCGCCGGTCTCCGAACTGGAGCGCCGCGATGGCGGGCGCGCTGGTGCTCGTGCTGCTGTACACGGTCGTGCGGGTGCTGGGCTCGACCGGCGGCCCCGAGCAGAACGCCCGTCCGGTGGCCCGGCCCTCCGCCGCCAAGCCCGCCGCCACCTCCACCGGCCGGCCGCCGAGCGACGACGCGATCGCCGTGGTGCCCCGCAAGGACGTCGAAGTCAAGGTGAAGGCCAAGCGGTCGAGCTGGCTGAACGTCAGGGACGAGAAGGGCAGGCAGTTGTTCAGCGGGCTGCTGCCGGCCGGCGAGTCCATGGAGTGGACCGCCAAGAAGAAGATCCGGGTGCTGATCGGCAACGGCGGCGGCGTCACCCTGACCGTCAACGGCAAGGACCTCGGCTCGCCCGGCACCGACGGGCAGGTGCTGCGCCTCAGCTTCGGCCCCGGCGACCCGGAAGGCGCCTGA
- the rimO gene encoding 30S ribosomal protein S12 methylthiotransferase RimO, translated as MSTRRTVSLVTLGCARNEVDSEELAARLEGAGWDLVEDADQAGVVVVNTCGFIDAAKKDSIDTLLAAHDSGARVVAAGCLAERYGAELAESLPEADAVLGFDDYGEIGERLDDVLAGVRRPAHTPRDRRTLLPISPVERTESAREVAIPGHGAAPDLPEGVAPVSGPRVLRRRLGGGPVAPLKLASGCDRRCTFCAIPAFRGAYVSRAPQEILAEAGWLAGHGVRELVLVSENSTSYGKDLGDLRALEGLLPRLAEVEGVDRVRLSYLQPAELRPGLIDVLCGTPGVAPYFDLSFQHASGPVLRRMRRFGDRESFLELLGRVRDLAPEAGVRSNFIVGFPGESEDDLEELIAFLTEARLDAIGVFGYSDEDGTEAAGLGGKLDADEVARRVSEVSALAEELTAQRAEERIGSTVDVLLEEEVEPGVLEGRAAHQAPEVDGTVIVRGEGLTVGAFVTAKVVDADGVDLVADVP; from the coding sequence ATGTCCACACGCCGCACTGTCTCCTTGGTGACCCTCGGCTGCGCACGCAACGAGGTCGACTCCGAAGAGCTCGCCGCCCGACTCGAGGGCGCGGGCTGGGACCTGGTCGAGGACGCCGACCAGGCCGGCGTGGTGGTCGTCAACACCTGCGGTTTCATCGACGCCGCCAAGAAGGACTCCATCGACACGCTGCTGGCCGCGCACGACTCCGGCGCCCGGGTGGTCGCCGCGGGCTGTCTGGCCGAGCGGTACGGCGCCGAGCTGGCCGAGTCGCTGCCCGAGGCCGACGCGGTGCTGGGCTTCGACGACTACGGCGAGATCGGCGAGCGGCTGGACGACGTCCTCGCGGGTGTCCGCCGTCCCGCGCACACCCCGAGGGACCGGCGCACGCTCCTTCCGATCAGTCCGGTGGAGCGCACCGAGTCCGCCCGCGAGGTGGCGATCCCCGGCCACGGCGCGGCGCCCGACCTGCCCGAGGGTGTGGCCCCCGTGTCCGGTCCCCGCGTGCTGCGGCGACGGCTCGGCGGAGGCCCGGTCGCGCCGCTGAAGCTGGCCTCCGGCTGCGACCGTCGGTGCACCTTCTGCGCGATCCCGGCGTTCCGCGGGGCGTACGTGTCCCGCGCCCCGCAGGAGATCCTGGCGGAGGCGGGTTGGCTGGCCGGGCACGGCGTGCGCGAGCTGGTCCTCGTCAGCGAGAACTCCACCTCCTACGGCAAGGACCTCGGCGACCTGCGGGCCTTGGAGGGCCTGTTGCCCCGGCTGGCGGAGGTCGAGGGCGTCGACCGGGTGCGGCTCAGCTACCTGCAGCCCGCCGAGCTGCGGCCCGGGTTGATCGACGTGCTGTGCGGGACACCGGGGGTGGCGCCCTACTTCGACCTGTCGTTCCAGCACGCGAGCGGGCCGGTGCTGCGGCGGATGCGGCGGTTCGGCGACCGTGAGTCGTTCCTGGAGCTGCTGGGCCGGGTCCGCGACCTGGCTCCCGAGGCGGGTGTGCGGTCCAACTTCATCGTGGGCTTCCCGGGTGAGAGCGAGGACGATCTGGAGGAGCTGATCGCCTTCCTGACCGAGGCCCGGCTCGACGCGATCGGCGTCTTCGGCTACTCCGACGAGGACGGCACGGAGGCCGCCGGGCTGGGCGGCAAGCTGGACGCCGACGAGGTCGCCCGCCGGGTCTCCGAGGTGTCCGCGCTCGCCGAGGAGCTGACCGCGCAGCGGGCCGAGGAGCGCATCGGCTCCACCGTGGACGTGCTGCTCGAGGAGGAGGTGGAGCCGGGCGTCCTGGAGGGTCGCGCCGCCCACCAGGCCCCCGAGGTGGACGGCACCGTGATCGTGCGGGGCGAGGGCCTGACGGTGGGCGCGTTCGTCACCGCGAAGGTCGTCGACGCCGACGGCGTGGACCTCGTGGCGGACGTCCCATGA
- the pgsA gene encoding CDP-diacylglycerol--glycerol-3-phosphate 3-phosphatidyltransferase, which yields MSSAGPDPAAPPDPAAGPEAPPSVYNVANLLTMLRMLLVPVFVWTLFMDGTGWRVAAFVVFAVASVTDKIDGDLARRYGLVTDFGKIADPIADKALTGAALVGLSILGELWWWVTVVILIREIGITVLRLVVIRYGVIPASKGGKLKTMLQVVAIGLYLLPGPLDPLRWAVMAAALAVTVVTGVDYVVQAWRLRRAAPAA from the coding sequence ATGAGTTCGGCCGGACCAGATCCGGCGGCCCCGCCCGATCCCGCGGCGGGCCCCGAGGCGCCGCCGAGCGTCTACAACGTCGCCAACCTGCTGACGATGCTCCGGATGCTCCTGGTGCCGGTGTTCGTCTGGACGCTGTTCATGGACGGCACCGGGTGGCGGGTCGCGGCGTTCGTCGTGTTCGCGGTGGCCTCGGTCACCGACAAGATCGACGGTGATCTGGCCCGTCGGTACGGGCTGGTCACCGACTTCGGCAAGATCGCCGACCCGATCGCCGACAAGGCGCTGACCGGCGCCGCCCTGGTGGGTCTGTCGATCCTGGGCGAGCTGTGGTGGTGGGTCACCGTGGTGATCCTGATCCGCGAGATCGGCATCACGGTGCTGCGCCTCGTGGTGATCCGGTACGGGGTCATCCCGGCCAGCAAGGGCGGCAAGCTCAAGACGATGCTCCAGGTCGTGGCCATCGGCCTCTACCTCCTGCCCGGGCCGCTGGACCCCCTTCGCTGGGCGGTGATGGCCGCCGCCCTGGCGGTCACCGTGGTCACCGGCGTCGACTACGTGGTGCAGGCCTGGCGCCTGCGCCGCGCCGCCCCGGCCGCCTGA